The sequence CTGAAGGCAAGGTTTGGTTTTACAAAGGTTGGAAAGAATTCACAGAACATCACTCTTTAAGGGATGGTTATGTTTTAAGAATCAGTTAAGATGGGAACTCACAATTTTGTGTACGTATTACCAATTTTTTGGAGTCTCTAGATGATTCTGAAACCCAAGGAGAGTCTAGTCTAAAGAAAAGGTGTCGGTTAATCCAAAGGGAAGAAGATGATAACGTGACATCGTTGGACACACCTCTATGTCGAACTCATGTTGAAAGTAAGACAAATGAGGAAAGAGCAATGCTGTCAGTTCCCCCTGGTTTCGATATCTCTGTGCAACTCAACAAAAATAAGGGAAAAAAGTCTTTAGTATCCCATGTAACCAGGTTACCGTGTCTAGGAAATGAAATAACTATATCAGGTGATTGTCTACCAGTTGTTAaacaagaagagattgaagacaCGTCCGATGCGCCCGCATCAAAACTTTTCCGTAAATCATCATGGAGAACCAAAGGCAAACAAATGGTGGCTGAAGTAACCAAGTCATTCCAGTCCCAGACAAAATATCCTTTCTTTGCAGTTTATATACGAGAAAGCTATATAACTAGTGCGTATCTGGTAAGAGATCTTGACCTAAAAACTCCACTCTTTTATAAAAACCCATGATTATTGGTCTGTCAGTCTTGAATATACAAAAACAAATTTTCTCCATCTATTTATGTGGTGTGTTACCTGTAAAATGAAAAAACTTTCTTACTTGTGCAGCATATTCCTAGCAGCTTCGCCAAGAAACATCTTCCGGAGAACATAAAGAATGTGATGGTTGGAAATTCAGACAATAAAGTGTGGACGATTGGATATCCTTTCAGAGGTTATAGAACACATCTAGCTGCTGGTTGGAGTTCTCTTAGACGAAATTTAGGTATCTCCATAGGAGATGTTTTTGTCTTTGAGCTGCTTAAGGAAAAAGATGCAGAAATGAGAGTTTCAGTTTTTAGGGAGATTGACAATGTGATAACCAGGTTATGATTGGGTTACAAAAAGGTGTCATGCttccttttattttattgtatCGAAGTAGTAATGTATGGTAATTTCTAAATTTCAACTTTTGTCATGAAAAGAAAGTTCACATACGGTACGGAAAGGTATCTGTTTACTCCAACCCAAAGTAAACAAAGCTAAGTTATGAGTTCACATATGGTAAATTAAGAACCACATGCCAAAATACTAGGCCACCCCAGCTGGATGTGGATAGTCTGTGTGGCGCGCTAACCACATGCCAATCTTGTCTAAGGAGGATCTTCATATGCTTCTTTCAATATCAAAGCCTTTATCTTTTATCTTGGTCTAAAGTTTTCTGGGCTGATTTGGAAATACACATGTAACCTAGCTGGATCCCTTGGAATGAGCTTTATTCGAATCTATGAACTCGGTTGTTAACAAACCAAAGAACTAAATTTACGAAGTCCATCTCCAAATGACCATCCTTTAGTGCACTAGTTGTTGTCTCCTTTTGTGTCCAACTTTCTTGTCGTCTTAAGATTTTTTTTAAGAGCTTCACGGCCAAACAACCAGTAATCACCCCTCCGCAGATAGTTTCTCCTTTTGTGTCCAACCTTCTTGTCGGTGGGGTGCGTGACTTTTGGTAACCTAATCACATGCTCGATGCACACAGCTGGTTCTTTCAAAAATTAGCAACCCGTTTAAGAATAAAACTTGACTACATTTCTAGTATAAATGACTTAGTGGCGAAGAATAAGTGAGTTCCCATTCGAGTAACCTTAGAGTTGCTGACAAACAAAAGAATTTTTGTTAGGCAATTCACTTCCTTGTAAATTTGTTTGACAGTTGTAAATGGTAGTTGAATCAAGCATGCAATTTCACCCATCATTTTCAGCTAATAATGAAAGGATAT comes from Papaver somniferum cultivar HN1 chromosome 7, ASM357369v1, whole genome shotgun sequence and encodes:
- the LOC113294274 gene encoding B3 domain-containing transcription factor VRN1-like, which gives rise to MIPYDSILRSPSGCWNVKVREEEDGGLSFRNGWPDFVEAHYLSHGDTATMKYVSNSQFDVKLYGTNGCEKHKYRASDFGRDSFCQDKRNRGLFNRDALKRKANVIEGRSKVHHPECFCEGKPYFFASWTENKKYQLEIPEKVVRKLENTLSDIVALKRTNGRLRSVELKRSEGKVWFYKDDSETQGESSLKKRCRLIQREEDDNVTSLDTPLCRTHVESKTNEERAMLSVPPGFDISVQLNKNKGKKSLVSHVTRLPCLGNEITISGDCLPVVKQEEIEDTSDAPASKLFRKSSWRTKGKQMVAEVTKSFQSQTKYPFFAVYIRESYITSAYLHIPSSFAKKHLPENIKNVMVGNSDNKVWTIGYPFRGYRTHLAAGWSSLRRNLGISIGDVFVFELLKEKDAEMRVSVFREIDNVITRL